The Caretta caretta isolate rCarCar2 chromosome 5, rCarCar1.hap1, whole genome shotgun sequence genome contains a region encoding:
- the PMAIP1 gene encoding phorbol-12-myristate-13-acetate-induced protein 1, with the protein MMPGKTLRKGAQQSPAPAAQEAVTQCSLQLRKIGDICNLQQKILNVITKLFCPGT; encoded by the exons ATGATGCCGGGAAAGACCCTGCGCAAGGGTGCGCAGCAGAGCCCCGCTCCCGCAG CACAGGAAGCTGTGACCCAGTGCTCTTTGCAACTACGCAAAATAGGAGATATATGCAACCTGCAGCAGAAGATTCTTAATGTTATTACAAAACTGTTCTGCCCAGGAACGTGA